One region of Caldimonas thermodepolymerans genomic DNA includes:
- the ileS gene encoding isoleucine--tRNA ligase has translation MSDTPDYRSTLNLPDTPFPMRGDLPKREPKWVKEWEDKGIYRKLREARCGCPKFVLHDGPPYANGKLHIGHAVNKVLKDMIVKARQLAGYDAIYVPGWDCHGLPIENQIEKTYGRGLSRDEVQAKSRAYATEQIAQQMVDFKRLGVLGDWERPYRTMDFGNEANEIRALKRIMERGFVYRGLKPVYWCFDCGSSLAEFEIEYNDKKSLTLDVGFLCAEPEKLAAAFGLPKLEKDAFAVIWTTTPWTLPANQALNLNPELEYALVDTERGLLLLAQALVEKCLERYGLQGRVVATTKGAALDRIQFRHPLAHVHPGYDRLSPVYLADYATAEDGTGIVHSAPAYGVDDFNSCVAHGLKYEDILNPVQGNGVYADDLPLFGGQNIWKAGPQIIETMREAGRLFASSSLVHSYPHCWRHKTPVIYRAAAQWFVRMDEGEGVFTKDKAPRTLRQMALDAIEQTSFYPENGKARLRDMIAGRPDWCISRQRNWGVPLPFFLHKVTGELHPDTMALMDRAADLVEQGGIEAWSKLDPREWLGDEADHYVKSNDILDVWFDSGTTHFHVLKHSHADQSTWPADLYLEGHDQHRGWFHSSLLTACAMYDRAPYKGLLTHGFTVDGQGRKMSKSLGNTVVPQEVSDKLGAEIVRLWVASTDYSGDLAIDDKILARVVDAYRRIRNTLRFLLANTSDFDPQKDMVPQEQLFEIDRYALTRAAALQAEILAHYEVYEFHPVVAKLQVYCSEDLGAFYLDVLKDRLYTTAPKSLARRSAQTALWQITHAMLRWMAPFLSFTAEEAWKVFAPGQSESIFIETFWQFAERDEALQAKWTRLLEIRDAVNKEIEAVRAEGKVGPSLQANLTIAAPEADRRILESLGSDLKFVFITSAVEVVPGDELKITVSPATAPKCERCWHYRDDVGHDAAHPTLCGRCTSNLYGDGEDRKAA, from the coding sequence CACGCGGTCAACAAGGTGCTCAAGGACATGATCGTCAAGGCGCGGCAGCTGGCCGGCTATGACGCGATCTACGTGCCGGGCTGGGACTGCCACGGCCTGCCGATCGAGAACCAGATCGAGAAGACCTACGGCCGCGGCCTGTCGCGCGACGAGGTGCAGGCCAAGAGCCGCGCCTACGCGACCGAGCAGATCGCCCAGCAGATGGTCGATTTCAAGCGCCTGGGCGTGCTGGGCGACTGGGAGCGTCCCTACCGCACGATGGACTTCGGCAACGAGGCCAACGAGATCCGAGCCCTCAAGCGCATCATGGAGCGCGGCTTCGTCTACCGCGGCCTCAAGCCGGTCTACTGGTGCTTCGACTGCGGCTCGTCGCTGGCCGAGTTCGAGATCGAATACAACGACAAGAAGTCGCTGACGCTGGACGTGGGCTTCCTGTGCGCCGAGCCGGAGAAGCTGGCTGCCGCCTTCGGCCTGCCGAAGCTGGAGAAGGATGCCTTCGCCGTCATCTGGACCACGACGCCGTGGACGCTGCCGGCCAACCAGGCGCTCAACCTCAACCCCGAGCTGGAATACGCGCTGGTCGACACCGAGCGCGGCCTGCTGCTGCTGGCGCAGGCGCTGGTCGAGAAGTGCCTGGAGCGCTACGGCCTGCAGGGCCGCGTGGTGGCCACCACCAAGGGCGCGGCGCTGGACCGCATCCAGTTCCGTCATCCGCTGGCGCACGTGCACCCGGGCTATGACCGCCTCTCGCCGGTCTACCTGGCGGACTACGCCACCGCCGAGGACGGCACCGGCATCGTGCACTCCGCGCCGGCCTACGGCGTGGACGACTTCAACTCCTGCGTCGCGCACGGGCTGAAGTACGAGGACATCCTCAACCCCGTGCAGGGCAACGGCGTCTACGCCGACGACCTGCCGCTGTTCGGCGGCCAGAACATCTGGAAGGCCGGCCCGCAGATCATCGAGACCATGCGCGAGGCCGGGCGCCTGTTCGCCTCCTCCAGCCTCGTGCACAGCTACCCGCACTGCTGGCGCCACAAGACGCCGGTGATCTACCGCGCCGCCGCGCAGTGGTTCGTGCGCATGGACGAGGGCGAGGGCGTGTTCACCAAGGACAAGGCCCCGCGCACGCTGCGCCAGATGGCGCTGGACGCCATCGAGCAGACCAGCTTCTACCCCGAGAACGGCAAGGCGCGCCTGCGCGACATGATCGCCGGGCGGCCCGACTGGTGCATCTCGCGCCAGCGCAACTGGGGCGTGCCGCTGCCCTTCTTCCTGCACAAGGTGACGGGCGAGCTGCACCCGGACACCATGGCGCTGATGGACCGCGCCGCCGACCTGGTCGAACAGGGCGGCATCGAGGCCTGGTCCAAGCTCGACCCGCGCGAGTGGCTGGGCGACGAGGCTGACCACTACGTCAAGAGCAACGACATCCTGGACGTGTGGTTCGACTCGGGCACGACCCACTTCCACGTGCTCAAGCACAGCCATGCCGACCAGTCGACCTGGCCGGCGGACCTGTACCTGGAAGGCCACGACCAGCACCGCGGCTGGTTCCACTCCTCGCTGCTGACCGCCTGCGCGATGTACGACCGCGCGCCGTACAAGGGCCTGCTCACGCACGGCTTCACGGTCGACGGCCAGGGCCGCAAGATGAGCAAGTCGCTCGGCAACACGGTGGTGCCGCAGGAGGTGAGCGACAAGCTGGGCGCCGAGATCGTGCGCCTGTGGGTGGCGAGCACCGACTACTCCGGCGACCTGGCGATCGACGACAAGATCCTGGCGCGCGTGGTCGATGCCTACCGCCGCATCCGCAACACGCTGCGCTTCCTGCTCGCCAACACCAGCGACTTCGACCCGCAGAAGGACATGGTGCCGCAGGAGCAGCTGTTCGAGATCGACCGCTACGCGCTGACCCGTGCGGCGGCGCTGCAGGCCGAGATCCTGGCGCACTACGAGGTCTACGAGTTCCACCCGGTGGTCGCCAAGCTGCAGGTGTACTGCTCGGAAGACCTGGGCGCGTTCTACCTCGACGTGCTGAAGGACCGCCTCTACACCACGGCGCCCAAGTCGCTGGCGCGCCGCTCGGCGCAGACGGCGCTGTGGCAGATCACGCACGCGATGCTGCGCTGGATGGCACCGTTCCTCAGCTTCACCGCCGAGGAAGCCTGGAAGGTGTTCGCCCCGGGCCAGTCGGAATCGATCTTCATCGAGACCTTCTGGCAGTTCGCCGAGCGCGACGAGGCGCTGCAGGCCAAGTGGACGCGCCTGCTGGAAATCCGCGACGCGGTCAACAAGGAGATCGAGGCGGTGCGCGCCGAAGGCAAGGTCGGCCCCTCGCTGCAGGCCAACCTGACCATCGCCGCGCCCGAGGCCGATCGCCGCATCCTCGAGAGCCTGGGCAGCGACCTGAAGTTCGTCTTCATCACCTCGGCCGTCGAGGTGGTGCCCGGTGACGAGCTGAAGATCACCGTCAGCCCGGCCACCGCGCCCAAGTGCGAGCGCTGCTGGCACTACCGCGACGACGTCGGCCACGACGCGGCGCACCCGACGCTGTGCGGCCGTTGCACCAGCAACCTGTACGGCGACGGCGAAGACCGGAAGGCGGCCTGA
- a CDS encoding quinone oxidoreductase family protein, translated as MPLAVQIRRNGGPEVMELAEVAVGDPGPGEIRIRHHACGLNFIDVYQRSGLYALPLPLTLGMEAAGVVEAVGEGVTHLKPGDRAAYASQPPGAYSEVRVMPAKCVVQLPDAISFEEGAAMMLKGLTVQYLLRKTQPQGGLQPGDHVLFHAAAGGVGLIACQWARAMGLELIATAGSDDKCRLALEHGAAHAINYRRENFVERVKEITGGRGVKVVYDSVGKDTWDGSLDCLQPFGLMVSYGNASGPVPPVALGTLAAKGSLYVTRPTLFSHISSREATQAMADDLFGMVTSGQVKIRVERRYALKDVAQAHIDLEARQTIGSSVLLP; from the coding sequence ATGCCACTTGCCGTCCAGATCCGCCGCAACGGCGGGCCCGAGGTGATGGAGCTCGCCGAGGTCGCCGTCGGCGATCCCGGCCCGGGCGAGATCCGCATCCGCCACCATGCCTGCGGCCTCAACTTCATCGACGTCTACCAGCGCAGCGGCCTGTACGCGCTGCCGCTGCCGCTGACCCTCGGCATGGAGGCCGCCGGCGTGGTCGAGGCGGTGGGCGAGGGCGTCACGCACCTGAAGCCCGGCGACCGCGCCGCCTACGCCAGCCAGCCGCCCGGCGCCTACAGCGAGGTGCGCGTGATGCCGGCCAAGTGCGTCGTGCAGCTGCCCGATGCGATCAGCTTCGAGGAGGGCGCGGCGATGATGCTCAAGGGCCTGACCGTGCAGTACCTGCTGCGCAAGACCCAGCCGCAGGGCGGCCTGCAGCCCGGCGACCATGTCCTGTTCCACGCCGCAGCCGGCGGCGTGGGCCTGATCGCCTGCCAGTGGGCGCGCGCGATGGGGCTGGAGCTGATCGCCACCGCCGGCTCCGACGACAAGTGCCGGCTGGCGCTGGAGCATGGCGCGGCGCACGCGATCAACTACCGCCGCGAGAACTTCGTCGAGCGGGTCAAGGAGATCACCGGCGGGCGCGGCGTGAAGGTGGTGTACGACTCGGTCGGCAAGGACACCTGGGACGGCTCGCTTGACTGCCTGCAGCCGTTCGGCCTGATGGTCAGCTACGGCAACGCCTCGGGCCCGGTGCCGCCGGTGGCGCTCGGCACGCTCGCGGCCAAGGGGTCGCTGTACGTGACGCGGCCGACGCTGTTCTCGCACATCAGCAGCCGCGAGGCGACCCAGGCCATGGCCGACGACCTGTTCGGCATGGTCACCAGCGGCCAGGTGAAGATCCGCGTCGAGCGCCGCTACGCGCTCAAGGACGTCGCCCAGGCGCACATCGACCTGGAAGCGCGCCAGACCATCGGCTCCAGCGTGCTGCTGCCCTGA
- the lspA gene encoding signal peptidase II, with protein MAGGKGAASVWPWLGIALVVILLDQFTKTLILGYYTPGQGTPVTSFFNIVRVHNTGAAFSFLAGASGWQRWFFIGLGLAAAAFIVFMLRRHGHQRLFAWALALILGGALGNVIDRALHGYVVDFLDFHWGGRHFPAFNIADSAITVGAALLILDELLRVRRSR; from the coding sequence ATGGCGGGCGGCAAGGGGGCAGCCAGCGTCTGGCCCTGGCTGGGGATCGCGCTGGTCGTGATCCTGCTGGACCAGTTCACCAAGACGCTGATCCTCGGCTACTACACGCCGGGGCAGGGCACGCCGGTCACGTCGTTCTTCAACATCGTGCGGGTGCACAACACCGGCGCGGCGTTCTCGTTCCTCGCCGGCGCCTCCGGCTGGCAGCGCTGGTTCTTCATCGGGCTGGGCCTGGCCGCGGCGGCGTTCATCGTCTTCATGCTGCGCCGCCACGGCCACCAGCGCCTGTTCGCCTGGGCGCTGGCGCTGATCCTGGGCGGCGCGCTGGGCAACGTGATCGACCGCGCCCTGCACGGCTACGTGGTCGACTTCCTCGACTTCCACTGGGGTGGCCGGCACTTCCCGGCCTTCAACATCGCCGACAGCGCGATCACCGTCGGCGCGGCCCTGCTGATCCTGGACGAGCTGCTGCGCGTGCGGCGCAGCCGCTGA